The following proteins are encoded in a genomic region of Microbacterium sp. NC79:
- the purU gene encoding formyltetrahydrofolate deformylase has protein sequence MTDLTDTARLLITCDDQPGIVAAVAGLMARVGANIISLDQHSTDAEGGKFFQRTVFHIDGFAARRAEIEALIAKLAADFGMEWSLHDATQRKRVAIFVSQYDHCLLDLLWRTQRGDLDIDITCVVSNHTALEQSVANFGVPFVHIPSSDKAAMEAKQLELLVGKVDLVVLARYMQILTDDFITKIGAPVINIHHSFLPAFIGANPYARAKERGVKLIGATAHYATADLDEGPIIEQDVTRVTHAESAVELQRRGQDVERLVLARAVRWHAEDRVIVHGRSTVIL, from the coding sequence ATGACTGACTTGACCGATACCGCCCGCCTGCTGATCACTTGTGACGACCAGCCAGGGATCGTCGCCGCCGTTGCGGGGCTGATGGCGCGGGTGGGGGCGAATATCATCTCTCTCGACCAGCACTCCACCGACGCAGAGGGTGGCAAGTTCTTCCAGCGGACGGTATTCCACATTGACGGTTTCGCAGCCCGTCGCGCAGAAATCGAAGCGCTGATCGCCAAGCTCGCGGCCGATTTCGGCATGGAGTGGTCGCTGCACGACGCGACCCAACGCAAACGGGTCGCGATCTTCGTCTCCCAGTACGACCACTGCCTGCTTGACCTGCTGTGGCGTACGCAGCGTGGTGATCTCGACATCGACATCACCTGCGTCGTGTCCAACCACACCGCCCTTGAGCAGTCGGTGGCCAACTTCGGTGTGCCGTTCGTACACATCCCCTCCAGCGACAAGGCCGCGATGGAGGCCAAGCAGCTCGAGCTTCTCGTCGGCAAGGTCGACCTCGTCGTGCTCGCGCGCTACATGCAGATTCTGACGGACGACTTCATCACGAAAATCGGCGCCCCCGTCATCAACATTCACCACTCGTTCCTGCCTGCGTTCATCGGCGCCAACCCGTACGCGCGCGCGAAGGAACGCGGCGTGAAGCTGATTGGTGCCACCGCGCACTACGCGACCGCCGACCTTGATGAGGGACCCATCATCGAGCAAGACGTCACCCGCGTCACGCACGCAGAATCGGCCGTCGAGCTGCAGCGCCGCGGTCAAGACGTTGAGCGACTCGTTCTCGCGCGCGCCGTGCGCTGGCACGCAGAAGACCGCGTCATCGTGCACGGCCGCTCCACCGTCATCCTGTAG
- a CDS encoding DUF2249 domain-containing protein: MANIEIHGSREAALGTAPSGGCACGGHDEELPELDVQTIPHAIRHAAIFGALESLRPGFAMVISATHDPVPLLTQLKERHADKFNATYLNEGPERWRILIRNIES; the protein is encoded by the coding sequence ATGGCGAATATTGAGATCCACGGCAGTCGCGAGGCGGCACTCGGAACCGCGCCAAGCGGTGGGTGCGCGTGCGGCGGTCACGACGAAGAACTGCCCGAGCTTGATGTGCAGACGATCCCGCATGCCATTCGGCACGCCGCGATTTTCGGTGCACTGGAATCGCTGCGGCCCGGGTTCGCCATGGTGATTTCGGCGACGCACGACCCGGTTCCGCTGCTCACCCAATTGAAAGAGCGTCACGCCGACAAATTCAACGCCACGTACCTCAATGAGGGTCCGGAACGCTGGCGCATTCTGATTCGCAACATCGAATCCTGA
- the gdhA gene encoding NADP-specific glutamate dehydrogenase yields MTPVHDRIVSIYDEVVARNPGEAEFHQAVREVFESLAPVIQKRPEYTEAAILQRVCEPERQIIFRVPWTDDNNRVQLNRGFRVEFNSALGPYKGGLRFHPSVYLGIIKFLGFEQIFKNALTGMPIGGGKGGSDFDPKGRSDHEIMRFCQSFMTELYRHIGEYTDVPAGDIGVGGREIGYMFGQYKRITNRYESGVLTGKGIGWGGSLVRTEATGYGAVYFVREMLKASNDSFEGKRVVISGSGNVAIYAVEKVHQLGGKVVAMSDSSGYIVDENGIDVALVKEIKEVRRGRISEYVAEREATFVEKGSIWDVACDIALPCATQNELDEKAAITLVKNGCIIVAEGANMPCTPEATRVFVEDPNLRFAPGKAVNAGGVATSALEMQQNASRDSWSFEYTDQRLAAIMEDIHDSCLETADEYGAPGSYTTGANIAGFLRVADAMTAMGVV; encoded by the coding sequence ATGACGCCTGTACACGATCGCATTGTCTCGATCTACGACGAAGTCGTGGCGCGAAACCCCGGCGAAGCAGAGTTTCACCAAGCCGTCCGCGAAGTCTTCGAAAGCCTCGCTCCTGTTATTCAGAAGCGCCCGGAGTACACCGAAGCCGCAATTTTGCAGCGGGTGTGCGAACCGGAACGTCAAATCATTTTCCGTGTGCCGTGGACGGACGACAATAACCGCGTTCAGTTGAACCGCGGTTTCCGCGTTGAGTTCAACTCCGCCCTCGGCCCGTACAAGGGCGGACTGCGATTCCACCCCTCGGTGTACCTCGGCATCATTAAATTCCTCGGCTTCGAGCAGATCTTTAAGAACGCACTCACCGGCATGCCCATCGGCGGCGGCAAGGGTGGTTCCGACTTCGACCCGAAGGGCCGTAGCGACCACGAGATTATGCGTTTCTGCCAGTCGTTCATGACGGAGCTGTACCGCCACATCGGCGAGTACACCGATGTTCCTGCAGGTGACATCGGTGTGGGTGGCCGCGAAATTGGCTACATGTTTGGCCAGTACAAGCGCATTACCAACCGCTACGAATCGGGCGTGCTGACCGGCAAGGGCATCGGCTGGGGCGGATCGCTCGTGCGCACCGAGGCGACCGGCTACGGAGCCGTCTACTTTGTTCGCGAAATGCTGAAGGCCTCGAACGACTCCTTCGAAGGCAAGCGCGTCGTCATCTCTGGATCCGGAAACGTCGCGATCTACGCGGTGGAGAAGGTGCACCAGCTGGGCGGCAAGGTTGTCGCAATGAGCGACTCGTCTGGCTATATCGTCGACGAGAACGGCATCGACGTTGCTCTCGTGAAGGAGATCAAGGAGGTGCGTCGCGGACGCATCTCCGAATACGTCGCTGAACGCGAAGCAACGTTCGTCGAAAAGGGTTCGATCTGGGATGTCGCGTGCGACATCGCGTTGCCGTGTGCAACCCAAAATGAGCTTGACGAGAAGGCCGCCATCACGCTCGTGAAGAACGGCTGCATCATCGTCGCCGAGGGCGCCAACATGCCGTGCACCCCGGAAGCCACGCGCGTTTTTGTTGAAGACCCGAACCTGCGTTTTGCGCCAGGCAAGGCCGTCAACGCGGGTGGCGTTGCGACCAGCGCGCTGGAAATGCAGCAAAACGCTTCGCGTGACTCGTGGAGCTTCGAATACACCGACCAGCGTCTTGCCGCCATCATGGAAGACATTCACGACAGCTGCCTGGAGACCGCCGACGAGTACGGCGCACCCGGGAGCTACACCACTGGCGCGAACATTGCCGGCTTCCTTCGGGTCGCCGATGCGATGACCGCGATGGGTGTCGTCTAA
- a CDS encoding metalloregulator ArsR/SmtB family transcription factor, whose translation MVGDSSPSFSQDSRLRQSRERVLRAIEAHGPISIRDLAAATALHENTVRGHLERLHVEGLIRRSTKPVTGRGRPAIEWSAVRVEDREPYAGLAVMLADALARAMTAPGGTSQHVRQITHDAGVAWGERLAADAEAIAAGATAEGDDDAAARRVVRHVMQAQGFAPTEPLDTEPPATRDALIELHACPLLAAAEGHNRVVCDAHAAMVEGIVRSRGARLDVELLPFTAPGTCSLLLRTSA comes from the coding sequence ATGGTGGGTGACTCATCCCCTTCGTTTTCGCAGGATTCTCGGCTCCGCCAGTCGCGCGAGCGCGTGCTGCGCGCGATTGAGGCGCACGGGCCCATCTCGATTCGTGACCTTGCCGCCGCGACCGCGCTGCATGAAAACACCGTGCGCGGCCACCTGGAACGCCTGCACGTTGAGGGGCTCATCCGCCGCTCAACCAAGCCCGTGACCGGCCGGGGGCGCCCCGCGATCGAATGGTCTGCGGTGCGCGTGGAAGACCGCGAGCCGTATGCGGGTCTCGCCGTGATGCTGGCCGATGCGCTGGCTCGGGCGATGACAGCACCGGGCGGAACCTCGCAGCACGTGCGCCAAATAACGCACGACGCGGGGGTGGCCTGGGGTGAGCGGCTCGCCGCCGATGCCGAGGCGATCGCTGCCGGAGCCACGGCGGAGGGCGATGATGACGCCGCCGCTCGTCGTGTTGTGCGCCACGTCATGCAAGCACAGGGATTCGCACCAACCGAGCCGCTCGACACGGAACCGCCCGCCACGCGCGATGCCCTGATTGAGCTCCACGCGTGTCCGCTGCTGGCTGCAGCCGAAGGACACAACCGCGTCGTCTGCGACGCCCACGCCGCGATGGTCGAAGGAATCGTGCGTTCACGGGGTGCTCGCCTCGACGTTGAGCTCCTCCCGTTCACCGCGCCGGGCACGTGCTCGCTGCTGTTGCGGACATCGGCATGA
- a CDS encoding transferase, producing MGKNYIDIEDDKGQTLRYRKHANGRGLIAHGAKVDADAIVEAGAYIEPHAHVAAGAHIARGAWIERDAQVGPGAVIDAHAHIGHGAVIGQGARIGVRTTVGEGASIARGARIGDDEIVHPGMRIATDRKGLWLAA from the coding sequence GTGGGAAAAAACTACATCGATATCGAGGATGACAAGGGTCAGACCCTTCGATACCGCAAGCACGCCAACGGACGCGGACTCATCGCGCACGGCGCGAAGGTAGACGCCGACGCCATCGTTGAGGCGGGCGCTTATATCGAGCCGCACGCACACGTCGCCGCCGGTGCGCACATCGCACGCGGAGCCTGGATTGAACGAGACGCACAGGTCGGCCCCGGCGCCGTCATTGATGCGCACGCGCATATCGGACACGGCGCCGTCATCGGGCAGGGTGCTCGCATCGGCGTTCGCACGACGGTCGGTGAGGGCGCGAGCATTGCTCGTGGAGCCCGCATCGGTGACGACGAAATAGTCCACCCCGGCATGCGTATCGCCACCGACCGCAAGGGCCTCTGGCTCGCCGCCTAA
- a CDS encoding LysR family substrate-binding domain-containing protein gives MSSARRGPAGKSGKRPSSHPRGASGKGRASKGSAPKGNAGKNAAKSGTKSGGTKNGAGKSGAGKNARNSPIVFDVAPPAPRTEPFRLGVVAGATPGKWISIWRDRYPEIDLELVDIDATDPRAALLAGDIDMAIAREPFSHDDLHVITLYEEVVGAVVSIDSALESVPEITVDDLAGEVIIVPLDDAVHLGPIAGTIEPRFDAPATTEDAIATVATGVGIVIVPMSIARAHRRKDVTFRPITGAKPTTVGLAWDRANDSDDVQNFVGIVRGRTAQSSRD, from the coding sequence ATGAGTTCTGCGCGACGTGGGCCGGCGGGAAAGTCCGGAAAGCGGCCATCGTCGCACCCGAGAGGGGCGTCAGGCAAGGGCCGCGCGTCGAAGGGATCCGCACCGAAGGGCAACGCCGGAAAGAACGCCGCGAAGAGCGGAACCAAGAGCGGCGGAACCAAGAACGGCGCGGGCAAGAGCGGTGCGGGTAAGAACGCCCGCAATTCGCCGATCGTGTTTGATGTGGCCCCACCTGCTCCCCGCACGGAGCCGTTCCGCCTCGGCGTGGTTGCCGGCGCAACCCCGGGAAAATGGATCTCCATCTGGCGTGACCGCTACCCCGAGATTGACCTCGAGCTCGTCGACATCGACGCCACCGACCCGCGCGCAGCGTTGCTTGCGGGCGACATTGACATGGCGATCGCGCGCGAGCCCTTCTCCCATGACGACCTCCACGTGATCACCCTGTACGAAGAGGTTGTCGGCGCTGTGGTCAGCATTGACAGCGCGCTCGAGTCCGTACCCGAAATCACCGTCGACGATCTCGCCGGTGAAGTCATCATTGTTCCGCTCGACGACGCGGTGCATTTGGGACCCATCGCCGGCACGATCGAGCCGCGTTTTGACGCGCCAGCGACAACCGAAGACGCCATCGCAACGGTGGCGACCGGAGTCGGCATTGTGATTGTTCCGATGTCCATCGCACGCGCACACCGCCGTAAAGACGTCACCTTCCGGCCCATCACGGGGGCAAAACCCACCACGGTGGGGCTGGCGTGGGATCGTGCAAACGACTCGGACGATGTGCAGAACTTTGTCGGAATTGTGCGCGGCCGCACCGCACAGTCATCGCGCGACTAG
- a CDS encoding glutaminase, with translation MTAALGSVDPVSFFAEVRSQLHDLPTELLGEYRAAKRMLGIPRAARIVAVGEAWHLGALLVTADAVLATGDVARSSEPSRKGYTALSARERDELRFAAYRGGVPEGRAVHYNWTPIDFSALAGGGTSGPLAVQDGKLMIRWSAAGGYAPLDGYVRERIELARGIV, from the coding sequence GTGACTGCAGCTCTTGGTTCCGTCGACCCCGTTTCGTTCTTCGCTGAGGTCCGCTCACAGTTGCACGATCTTCCGACCGAGCTGCTCGGTGAGTATCGGGCAGCGAAACGCATGCTCGGAATTCCGCGTGCCGCGCGCATTGTGGCGGTCGGCGAAGCGTGGCACCTCGGCGCTCTGCTTGTGACGGCCGACGCTGTCCTGGCGACGGGCGATGTGGCGCGGTCGTCGGAACCATCGCGCAAGGGATACACCGCGCTGTCGGCGCGTGAGCGGGATGAGTTGCGCTTCGCGGCCTACCGCGGCGGCGTGCCGGAGGGGCGTGCCGTGCACTACAACTGGACGCCGATTGACTTCTCGGCGCTGGCAGGTGGCGGAACCTCGGGACCGTTGGCCGTGCAGGATGGAAAGTTGATGATTCGTTGGTCAGCGGCGGGTGGGTATGCGCCGCTGGACGGTTATGTTCGCGAACGGATCGAGCTCGCGCGCGGGATTGTGTAA